CCGTAACGGTGTAGATGAAGCGGATCCGGGTAAAGACCTTCGGGTCGGCGTCGGCCCGTTCTGCCTCGAGGCGTACGCTGCAGCCGCGCACGTCGTGGCGGCCGCGCTTCAGGATGAGAACCACGTCGAAGGCCGTGCAGCCGCCCGCACCGGCCAGCATCAACTCCATCGGTCGCGGAGCAAGATTCCTTCCGCCCGCTTCCGGCGCGCCGTCCATGGCAACCAGATGGCCGGTGCCCGTCTCGGCGATGAAGCTCATGCCATCAACCCACTTGATGGTGCATTCCATTTGATTCGATCTCCTGTCGAGGTGTTGCATCCTGAGCGCGCGATGCGCGGGATGTCTTGGCGCGCGGATTCTACCGGAGTGGCGTGGGGTTGCCCGCGCGGATGCGCGGTGTGATTCCGGTACATGAAGGCGACGGTTGTTTGCTCAATACGCCTGCGTATTCGTGCGGTGCACAATAATGGCGGAGAGCGGACGCGGTCGTCGGGGATGAAGGGAATCT
This genomic window from Thauera humireducens contains:
- a CDS encoding OsmC family protein, which produces MECTIKWVDGMSFIAETGTGHLVAMDGAPEAGGRNLAPRPMELMLAGAGGCTAFDVVLILKRGRHDVRGCSVRLEAERADADPKVFTRIRFIYTVTGRNLKRETVERAIHLSAEKYCSASIMLGKTAEITHECEIIEAD